A stretch of Kaistella flava (ex Peng et al. 2021) DNA encodes these proteins:
- a CDS encoding TM2 domain-containing protein — protein sequence METYGYNDPQSSQTPNNYRSEKKLAAGLLGLLLSPFAANKFYLGYMKEGIIQIVLNICTCGIASVIPFIEGIIYITMSDEQFDRTYVQNKKAWF from the coding sequence ATGGAAACTTACGGTTATAACGATCCTCAATCATCGCAAACTCCCAATAATTATCGCTCAGAAAAGAAACTTGCAGCCGGACTTTTGGGTCTGTTGCTTAGTCCTTTTGCAGCGAATAAATTTTACTTGGGTTACATGAAAGAAGGAATTATACAGATTGTTTTAAATATTTGTACCTGTGGAATTGCAAGTGTGATTCCTTTTATCGAAGGAATTATTTATATAACCATGAGTGATGAGCAGTTCGACAGAACTTATGTTCAGAATAAAAAAGCCTGGTTTTAA
- a CDS encoding T9SS type A sorting domain-containing protein has translation MKNLLFFVIFIGSLTVFSEKVSAQSVDRVSMISNQKSDDAVMVAYPNPARDFIMVKSKDASLKIKSVTFYSILGMQVAEYQINKNSEEIRLDKLRPGKYLMRYVLSDNTQKVTQIVKQ, from the coding sequence GTGAAAAATTTATTGTTTTTTGTAATATTCATCGGCAGTTTAACAGTTTTTTCGGAAAAAGTTTCCGCGCAGTCTGTAGACCGAGTTTCGATGATAAGCAATCAGAAATCAGATGATGCGGTTATGGTTGCATATCCTAACCCTGCCCGTGATTTTATAATGGTTAAATCTAAAGATGCTTCTTTAAAAATAAAATCAGTTACTTTTTATTCCATTTTAGGAATGCAAGTGGCAGAGTATCAGATCAATAAAAATTCGGAAGAAATTCGATTAGATAAACTACGACCTGGAAAATACCTGATGAGATATGTCTTAAGTGACAACACTCAGAAAGTCACCCAGATCGTAAAACAATAA
- a CDS encoding BatD family protein, which produces MKQQLSYILFIFSAVFTYGQVTLAISDVKDQRVNQRFTLTILLEISGENMEQQTPLQMPDLSKFDIIGTASDRNTIVLDAKKGDVINQLVYQCVLSPKQVGKVKIGSALVTVNGKIYKTEPFDINVRDSDRSNSVADNSDRNNMYLNLEVQDKVVYKNEPTIAILRAYSRNYDNFRKLGKLHFPYQQNANIKPVSFAKSDIESNAGMASQVIGVFIIFPSETGNVEINPISASFANSSKDNRISSNKVQLNVKKLPVGMPGHFKNAVGQFTVDLFNPITDIIPEIEKPLHIILKVAGSGNLGSLHLPKILNSSDYVFFPPKITSQTIAKKNGLSGFVSAEYIIVPKKSGPISIKFEDFSYFDPETKKYSDLGSKELLINVKTPAQIAEEKSTLEKVNDYTNTVLETVNTPVLQTQNFKVKDKNKIDWKIVIGNLALLMTFISLFLIVLKRREKRKLKPQLISSPITTIADTEEVIRKNLNNHFEESIEYLKILKDNKDFTNFFSAYTELNRETKESYYANTDSDFRTILEQTKGQQISEQYRTLSERIQIEKFAPLHSEEQMNDLYNSIHILYSEISK; this is translated from the coding sequence ATGAAACAACAACTGTCCTACATATTATTTATATTCTCTGCGGTATTCACTTATGGTCAGGTTACTTTGGCAATTTCTGATGTTAAAGATCAAAGAGTAAATCAACGTTTCACCTTAACAATACTTCTTGAAATTAGTGGTGAAAATATGGAGCAGCAAACTCCGCTGCAAATGCCAGATCTTTCAAAATTCGACATTATTGGAACTGCATCTGACAGAAATACAATAGTTTTAGATGCCAAAAAAGGAGATGTAATTAATCAATTGGTCTATCAATGTGTCCTTTCACCAAAGCAAGTTGGAAAAGTCAAAATTGGCTCTGCTTTGGTTACCGTCAACGGAAAAATTTATAAAACTGAACCGTTTGATATTAATGTTCGAGACAGTGATAGAAGTAATTCCGTAGCTGATAATTCTGATCGAAATAACATGTATTTGAATTTAGAAGTTCAGGATAAAGTAGTTTATAAAAATGAACCAACAATTGCGATTCTCCGCGCTTACAGTCGCAACTACGACAATTTCAGAAAATTAGGAAAACTGCATTTTCCTTATCAACAAAATGCAAATATAAAACCGGTAAGCTTTGCGAAATCTGACATTGAATCCAACGCTGGAATGGCTTCACAAGTGATCGGAGTTTTCATCATATTTCCTTCGGAGACAGGAAATGTTGAAATTAATCCTATTTCAGCTTCTTTTGCTAACTCCTCAAAAGACAACAGAATTTCTTCGAATAAGGTTCAACTGAATGTAAAGAAACTTCCAGTTGGAATGCCAGGACATTTCAAGAATGCAGTTGGTCAGTTTACCGTTGATTTATTTAATCCAATCACCGATATCATTCCAGAAATCGAAAAACCTTTGCATATTATTTTAAAAGTGGCAGGTTCGGGAAATCTGGGAAGTTTGCATTTACCAAAAATTCTAAATTCTTCTGATTATGTTTTCTTCCCGCCGAAAATAACCTCGCAAACCATCGCTAAAAAGAATGGACTTTCTGGCTTTGTAAGCGCGGAATATATTATTGTTCCAAAAAAATCAGGACCGATTTCTATTAAGTTTGAAGATTTCTCTTACTTCGATCCTGAAACCAAAAAATATTCTGATTTGGGCTCTAAAGAATTATTGATTAATGTAAAAACTCCAGCACAAATTGCTGAAGAAAAATCAACTTTAGAAAAAGTAAATGACTATACGAATACTGTTTTAGAAACTGTAAACACGCCAGTTTTACAAACCCAAAACTTTAAAGTAAAAGATAAAAATAAAATCGACTGGAAAATTGTTATCGGTAATTTAGCACTGTTGATGACTTTCATTTCTTTATTTTTAATTGTTCTGAAAAGAAGAGAAAAGAGAAAATTAAAACCTCAGCTTATTTCGAGTCCAATCACCACAATTGCTGACACGGAAGAAGTTATTAGAAAAAACCTCAATAACCACTTCGAGGAAAGTATTGAATATTTAAAAATTCTAAAAGATAATAAAGATTTCACCAATTTCTTTTCGGCTTACACTGAATTGAATAGAGAGACGAAAGAATCCTATTATGCAAATACCGATTCAGATTTCAGAACTATTTTAGAACAAACTAAAGGTCAACAAATTTCGGAGCAATACAGAACACTTTCGGAGCGAATTCAGATCGAAAAATTCGCGCCACTTCATTCTGAAGAGCAGATGAATGACCTGTACAACTCGATTCATATCTTATATTCAGAAATTAGCAAATAA
- a CDS encoding BatD family protein, translating into MKRIQIILFLLISAFAFSQTLSSKLDKQTLALGEPGNLHIHISNLQAKDVLSAPKNELLPFHFEEIKDSINKQADTYDRIIEFAVYEEGKFTIPALDFRINGQLLKTIPYDIEVINTAQKDDKINDIMKNKEVHLDVQDYWQMYKWYILGVLILLAVIFIIYQLIKYGRRKKSDPIVMTNQTLKELEKLKKKNYIEDGNYRLFYVELLDITRKFITKQYKIPADVLLTDDLIDVIKLNNTISAENEKTIEDIFLRGDLVKFAKVFPDQQNMQDDFEQMKSFVKRSSKDLEVEQLRTGV; encoded by the coding sequence TTGAAAAGAATACAAATCATCCTATTTTTACTGATTAGTGCCTTTGCATTTTCGCAAACCCTAAGCTCCAAGCTTGATAAGCAGACTTTAGCTTTGGGCGAACCCGGCAATTTGCACATTCACATTTCAAATTTACAGGCAAAAGATGTTTTGTCTGCACCGAAAAACGAACTCCTTCCTTTTCATTTTGAAGAAATAAAAGACAGCATCAATAAGCAAGCTGACACGTACGATCGCATCATCGAATTTGCGGTTTACGAAGAAGGAAAATTCACCATTCCGGCACTTGACTTTAGAATTAACGGCCAGTTGCTGAAAACAATTCCTTACGATATTGAAGTCATTAACACTGCGCAAAAAGACGACAAGATTAATGATATCATGAAGAACAAAGAGGTTCACCTCGACGTTCAGGATTATTGGCAAATGTACAAATGGTATATTCTAGGAGTACTGATTCTTTTAGCCGTAATTTTCATCATTTATCAACTCATCAAATATGGACGAAGAAAAAAATCCGATCCAATCGTGATGACCAACCAAACTTTAAAGGAGTTAGAAAAGCTGAAAAAGAAAAATTATATCGAAGACGGAAACTACCGATTATTCTATGTAGAATTATTGGATATCACAAGAAAATTCATCACCAAACAATATAAGATTCCGGCAGATGTATTACTGACAGACGATTTAATTGATGTCATTAAATTAAACAATACCATTTCCGCAGAAAACGAAAAAACAATAGAAGACATATTTTTAAGAGGAGATCTTGTAAAATTTGCAAAGGTTTTTCCAGATCAACAAAACATGCAGGATGATTTCGAGCAAATGAAATCTTTCGTAAAACGCTCTTCCAAAGATTTGGAGGTTGAACAATTAAGAACTGGAGTATAA
- a CDS encoding nitroreductase yields MEKAEVLKNIIETRRSIFPKSYSTEEIDEEVLAEILNSATFAPSHKRTKPWRLKVFRGEEKNQLGAKLAEIYKQTANSETFLEKKYLDISDKVSMSNAIVTICVNFSGLVPEWEEIAATAMSVQNMYLTATANEVGCYWSTPGMINHLNNFLGLEENQKCIGLFYLGKV; encoded by the coding sequence ATGGAGAAAGCAGAAGTATTAAAAAATATCATAGAAACAAGAAGAAGTATTTTCCCAAAATCGTATTCGACGGAGGAAATTGATGAAGAAGTTCTGGCTGAAATTTTGAATTCTGCGACCTTTGCACCGAGTCATAAACGAACAAAACCCTGGAGGTTAAAAGTTTTTCGTGGTGAAGAGAAAAATCAATTGGGAGCGAAACTGGCAGAAATCTACAAACAAACGGCAAATTCTGAAACCTTTCTGGAAAAGAAATATCTTGACATTTCTGACAAAGTATCAATGTCGAATGCAATCGTTACGATTTGTGTGAATTTCAGTGGTTTAGTTCCAGAATGGGAAGAAATAGCAGCAACCGCGATGTCTGTTCAAAATATGTATCTCACTGCAACAGCCAATGAAGTTGGTTGTTATTGGAGTACGCCGGGAATGATTAATCATCTGAATAACTTTCTAGGTTTAGAAGAAAATCAGAAATGCATTGGTTTGTTTTATTTAGGAAAAGTTTGA
- a CDS encoding vWA domain-containing protein: MNWTLGNNLYLILLLLLPLLGIIMISYLKWKNQRKKIFAEAKFQDELFEKKTGFTKVLPILYLLATLFLVLSIVDLLSGSEEVKSKQKMNNVIFLLDVSNSMNAQDVAPNRLDEAKNIIINTMEKMKNDKVGIVVFAGDANSIMPLTTDFTAAETYLGGVETNIVKIQGTDFLKAMKTVVDKFKNIPKGARQVVLLSDGEDNESNEKPAAKLAAKEGISVITVGIGSEEGAPIPEYVFGQLMGYKTDIQGETVISKRETQALQNIANKTNGTYVDGNNLENATTQIIDGLRKSATSSETMVKSNNAIHYYQYFLGVSILLFLVIFLLNPNRDFNI; this comes from the coding sequence ATGAACTGGACTTTAGGAAATAACTTATATTTAATTCTGTTGCTGCTTTTGCCGCTGCTCGGAATCATCATGATTTCTTATCTCAAATGGAAAAATCAGCGAAAGAAAATTTTCGCCGAAGCAAAATTTCAAGACGAATTATTCGAGAAAAAAACTGGATTTACAAAAGTTCTACCGATTCTTTATTTGCTTGCGACTTTATTTTTAGTCTTATCAATCGTTGATTTACTGAGTGGTTCCGAAGAAGTAAAATCAAAACAGAAAATGAACAACGTCATTTTTCTACTCGATGTTTCTAATTCGATGAATGCACAAGATGTTGCACCCAACCGTTTAGACGAAGCCAAAAACATCATCATCAACACGATGGAAAAAATGAAAAACGACAAAGTCGGAATCGTTGTTTTCGCTGGTGATGCCAACTCAATCATGCCTTTAACAACCGATTTCACTGCGGCCGAAACTTACCTTGGTGGCGTAGAAACCAATATCGTAAAAATACAGGGAACTGACTTTTTAAAAGCAATGAAAACCGTTGTAGACAAATTTAAAAACATTCCCAAAGGTGCCCGACAAGTCGTTCTATTGAGCGATGGTGAAGATAATGAAAGCAATGAAAAACCTGCTGCAAAACTTGCCGCCAAAGAAGGTATCTCGGTCATCACGGTCGGAATTGGTTCTGAAGAAGGTGCACCGATTCCAGAATATGTTTTCGGTCAATTGATGGGATATAAAACCGACATCCAAGGAGAAACCGTAATTTCCAAAAGAGAAACTCAAGCTTTACAAAATATCGCCAACAAAACAAATGGAACTTACGTAGATGGAAATAATCTCGAAAATGCGACGACTCAAATTATTGACGGATTACGTAAAAGCGCAACTTCGTCGGAAACGATGGTTAAATCAAATAATGCAATTCACTACTATCAATATTTCTTAGGCGTTTCAATCTTGCTCTTTCTTGTTATATTTCTTCTGAATCCCAACCGAGACTTCAATATTTGA
- a CDS encoding DUF58 domain-containing protein: protein MQIKDVIKKVKQIEIRTRKKTEATLMGQYHSAFKGQGMTFSEVRPYQFGDEIRRIDWNKTARFREPFVKVMEEERELTMMLLVDISASMNYGTQTQLKREFVAEIAASLGFSAAGNNDKVGLILFADKVYKVIPPQKGRKHILAIISNILSAEYVPAEAKIDKALEYMMSVFKKKSLIFMFSDFEDSYDLKMLRVASRKHQLLGLRVFDQKDNEIPDIGYALFTDAETGKQIWANTSNARWRYNFAEQQKQKVKNVTEDFESSSAGFININTGEDYSKFLYQYFRKR from the coding sequence ATGCAGATTAAAGACGTCATCAAAAAAGTAAAACAAATTGAAATCCGAACTCGAAAGAAAACGGAAGCTACCTTGATGGGTCAATATCACAGCGCTTTCAAAGGTCAGGGAATGACTTTTTCCGAAGTTCGCCCGTATCAGTTTGGCGATGAAATCCGTAGAATAGACTGGAATAAAACTGCCCGTTTCCGCGAACCATTTGTAAAAGTAATGGAAGAAGAACGGGAATTGACCATGATGCTGTTGGTCGACATTTCCGCCTCAATGAATTACGGAACACAAACTCAGTTAAAAAGAGAATTCGTTGCTGAGATTGCAGCAAGTTTAGGTTTTTCCGCAGCCGGGAACAATGATAAAGTCGGTTTGATTTTATTCGCCGACAAAGTATATAAAGTAATTCCACCTCAAAAAGGAAGAAAACATATTTTAGCAATCATCAGCAACATTCTTTCCGCAGAATATGTTCCTGCAGAAGCAAAAATTGATAAAGCGTTAGAATATATGATGAGTGTTTTCAAAAAGAAATCATTGATCTTTATGTTCTCCGATTTCGAAGATTCGTATGATTTAAAAATGCTGAGAGTTGCCTCGCGTAAACATCAATTATTAGGTTTAAGAGTTTTTGATCAAAAGGATAACGAAATCCCAGATATTGGTTATGCTCTTTTTACCGATGCAGAAACCGGAAAACAAATTTGGGCAAATACCTCCAACGCAAGATGGCGCTATAATTTCGCCGAACAGCAAAAACAAAAAGTAAAAAACGTAACCGAAGATTTCGAAAGTTCATCGGCAGGTTTTATTAATATTAATACTGGCGAAGATTACTCCAAATTTTTGTATCAATATTTTAGAAAAAGATAA
- a CDS encoding tetratricopeptide repeat protein codes for MNLNLLFSTFLIAFGCSLFSAQENYKTLVFKGNQQFDKENYESSSSKYMEAVQLNDKEFMAHYNLGNSLYKRKMYEEAKAEFEKAEKLSTTIPDKSAALYNLANTYMQTEDSKKAAELYKQALKQDPYNESIRKNYEIAMLKEKQKEEQKKQKDNSGGGGNDQNKDKNKGQDKGDQPQKEAGNGQQNKGNGEGKDPNENKNSNADQMPKDLEDALLNRVGNKERETAKKILNKNSYSMPESNEKDW; via the coding sequence ATGAATCTGAATTTACTTTTTTCCACGTTTCTTATAGCGTTTGGCTGTTCCCTGTTTTCTGCTCAAGAAAATTATAAGACATTAGTCTTCAAAGGAAATCAGCAATTCGACAAAGAAAATTACGAATCCTCTTCTTCGAAATATATGGAAGCTGTACAACTCAACGACAAAGAGTTTATGGCTCACTACAACCTGGGCAATTCTCTTTACAAAAGAAAAATGTACGAAGAAGCAAAAGCCGAATTCGAAAAAGCCGAAAAACTTTCTACTACTATTCCCGACAAAAGTGCTGCGCTCTATAATTTAGCGAATACTTATATGCAAACTGAAGATTCCAAAAAAGCTGCGGAACTTTACAAACAAGCATTAAAGCAAGATCCTTATAATGAAAGCATTCGTAAGAATTATGAAATTGCAATGTTGAAAGAAAAACAAAAAGAAGAACAGAAAAAACAAAAAGACAATTCTGGTGGCGGCGGAAACGACCAGAATAAAGACAAAAACAAAGGTCAGGATAAAGGAGATCAACCTCAGAAAGAAGCCGGAAACGGACAACAAAATAAAGGAAATGGCGAAGGGAAAGATCCCAATGAAAATAAAAACAGCAATGCCGATCAAATGCCCAAAGATTTAGAAGATGCGCTTTTAAACCGTGTTGGGAATAAAGAACGGGAAACCGCTAAGAAAATTCTAAACAAAAACTCTTATTCGATGCCAGAAAGCAACGAAAAGGATTGGTGA
- a CDS encoding AAA family ATPase, whose protein sequence is MSELNQAEDIRQLTEKVREQNYFFSLLKQEINKAIIGQEYMVDRLLIGLLGNGHVLLEGVPGLAKTLAIKTLADAVHGAFSRIQFTPDLLPADVVGTQIYSIKDNDFSIKKGPIFANFVLADEINRAPSKVQSALLEAMQEKQVTIGDETMPLPKPFLVLATQNPIDQEGTYLLPEAQSDRFMLKCTITYPDFEDERKIMKMIASGHSPEIKPVITLDNVTEAKKLINQIYLDEKIEKYILDMVFATRFPDQYGLSDLKSYISFGASPRASINLSIAARAMAFLKNRAFVIPEDVKEIAKDVLRHRIGLSFEAEAEEITADQIIEKILGKIQAP, encoded by the coding sequence ATGTCAGAACTCAATCAAGCTGAAGATATTAGACAGTTAACCGAAAAAGTAAGAGAACAAAATTACTTTTTTTCACTTTTAAAACAGGAAATCAACAAAGCAATTATCGGACAGGAATACATGGTAGATCGTTTATTAATCGGTCTTCTTGGTAATGGTCACGTGTTGTTGGAAGGTGTTCCAGGACTGGCTAAAACGTTAGCAATCAAAACTTTAGCAGACGCCGTACACGGTGCTTTTTCCCGTATTCAGTTCACACCAGATTTACTGCCTGCTGATGTTGTTGGAACGCAGATTTACAGTATTAAAGACAATGATTTCTCCATAAAAAAAGGACCAATCTTCGCCAATTTCGTTTTGGCTGATGAAATTAACCGTGCGCCTTCAAAAGTGCAGTCGGCATTATTAGAAGCGATGCAGGAAAAGCAAGTAACCATCGGTGATGAAACAATGCCACTTCCAAAACCGTTTTTAGTTCTGGCTACTCAAAACCCAATTGACCAGGAAGGAACTTATCTTTTGCCAGAAGCACAAAGCGACCGTTTCATGCTGAAATGTACGATTACTTATCCTGATTTCGAAGACGAAAGAAAGATTATGAAAATGATTGCATCGGGACATTCTCCTGAGATAAAACCAGTAATTACTTTAGATAATGTTACAGAAGCAAAGAAATTAATCAACCAGATTTATTTGGATGAAAAAATTGAGAAGTACATTCTGGATATGGTTTTCGCAACCCGTTTCCCAGATCAATATGGACTTTCAGATTTGAAAAGTTATATCAGTTTTGGAGCCTCACCAAGAGCTTCCATCAATTTATCGATTGCAGCACGAGCGATGGCTTTCTTGAAAAACCGTGCTTTCGTTATTCCAGAAGATGTGAAAGAAATTGCAAAAGATGTTTTGCGTCACCGTATCGGTTTAAGTTTTGAAGCGGAAGCTGAAGAAATTACTGCTGATCAAATTATCGAAAAAATATTGGGTAAAATTCAAGCACCTTAA
- a CDS encoding DinB family protein: MNYHFQAHRQVRRNLLEILQNTSTKDLLLIPDGFNNNIYWNIAHTVATQQLLHYYLSGNPFRIDKYWIETYKKGTLPNLDVQQSEVDDLAFLLTETSKVLMKDYDDDFFPDYTSYTTSFGLDLKNIQDAIIFNNMHESLHLGYAMAQKRAILGEQF, from the coding sequence ATGAATTATCATTTTCAGGCGCACCGTCAAGTTCGACGAAACCTTTTAGAAATCCTGCAAAATACTTCCACTAAAGATTTATTGTTGATTCCGGATGGATTCAATAATAACATTTACTGGAACATTGCGCACACCGTGGCGACACAGCAATTATTGCATTATTACCTCAGTGGAAATCCGTTCCGTATTGACAAATATTGGATTGAAACTTATAAAAAAGGTACGCTTCCTAATTTGGATGTTCAGCAATCAGAAGTGGATGACCTGGCTTTTCTGTTGACAGAAACTTCAAAGGTTTTAATGAAAGATTATGACGATGATTTCTTTCCGGATTATACTTCTTATACCACCAGTTTTGGATTGGATTTGAAGAATATTCAAGACGCTATTATCTTTAACAACATGCACGAAAGCTTGCATCTGGGATATGCAATGGCTCAAAAAAGAGCAATCCTGGGAGAGCAATTTTAA
- the rlmB gene encoding 23S rRNA (guanosine(2251)-2'-O)-methyltransferase RlmB produces MKDDFIFGLRPVIEAIEAGKTVDKVFLQNGLQGDIYYELKELLAKYKIRPNFVPIEKLNRFTRKNHQGVVAFISDVPFHSIENILPELFEAGKTPFLLILDRLTDVRNFGAICRTAECAGVDAVIIPEKGGAPMNSDAIKTSAGAMYNIIICKEKNLAHTVDFLQQSGVQVFSATEKAQKLYYDVDFTQPCAIVMGNEETGISKEVLHHSDEKIKLPMEGKTQSLNVSVACGAILFEATRQRLKM; encoded by the coding sequence ATGAAAGACGATTTTATATTTGGGTTACGCCCAGTAATTGAAGCAATTGAAGCCGGGAAAACCGTAGATAAAGTATTTTTGCAAAATGGTTTACAGGGAGATATTTATTATGAATTAAAAGAACTACTGGCGAAATACAAGATCAGACCGAATTTTGTTCCTATTGAGAAATTGAATCGCTTTACGAGAAAAAATCACCAGGGAGTTGTTGCTTTTATTTCTGATGTACCTTTTCATTCTATTGAAAATATTTTACCTGAACTTTTCGAAGCTGGTAAAACGCCGTTTCTTTTAATTTTGGACCGATTGACTGACGTTAGAAATTTTGGAGCAATTTGCAGAACTGCAGAATGCGCCGGAGTTGATGCTGTTATTATTCCGGAAAAAGGTGGAGCGCCGATGAATTCTGATGCGATTAAAACTTCCGCTGGAGCGATGTATAATATTATAATCTGTAAAGAAAAAAATCTAGCACATACCGTTGATTTTCTTCAGCAGTCAGGCGTTCAGGTTTTTTCTGCAACTGAAAAAGCACAGAAATTATATTACGATGTAGATTTTACACAACCGTGTGCAATCGTAATGGGAAATGAAGAAACTGGAATTTCTAAAGAAGTTTTACATCATTCAGATGAGAAAATAAAACTTCCGATGGAAGGTAAAACGCAATCTTTAAATGTTTCCGTTGCTTGTGGTGCGATTCTTTTTGAAGCGACGCGTCAGCGATTGAAAATGTAA
- the hemB gene encoding porphobilinogen synthase: protein MIIYSRNRRLRTTAAIRALVQETTLTTNDFVMPIFVMEGVNKQEPISSMPGIFRRTLDLTVKECQELYSLGVKAVNLYMKVSEDLKDNTGKESWNPNGLMQNTIKAIKDAVPGMVIMPDVALDPYSIFGHDGIITNGKIDNDATNDSLVKMSVSLAEAGADIVAPSDMMDGRVAAIRTGLEESGFTDVGILSYAAKYASSFYGPFRNALDSAPKENVEIPKDKKTYQMDFHNSREAIDEVLKDVAEGADIIMIKPGMPYLDIVAKVREVIDLPIAVYNVSGEYAMLKAAAQNGWLDNDKAIIESLTCIKRAGADMIFTYAAKEAAILLNQ, encoded by the coding sequence ATGATCATCTATTCAAGAAACCGAAGATTACGAACAACTGCCGCTATTAGAGCACTTGTTCAGGAAACTACCCTGACTACTAATGATTTTGTAATGCCTATTTTCGTAATGGAAGGCGTTAACAAACAAGAACCTATCTCGTCGATGCCAGGAATCTTCAGGCGAACGTTAGATCTTACGGTGAAGGAATGTCAGGAATTATATTCTCTTGGTGTGAAAGCGGTCAATTTGTACATGAAAGTTTCTGAGGATTTGAAAGACAATACAGGAAAAGAATCATGGAACCCAAATGGTTTGATGCAAAACACGATTAAAGCCATTAAAGATGCAGTCCCAGGAATGGTGATTATGCCTGATGTTGCTTTGGATCCCTACTCGATATTCGGTCACGACGGAATCATCACCAATGGAAAAATCGATAACGATGCCACCAACGACTCATTAGTGAAAATGTCAGTTTCATTGGCAGAAGCGGGAGCAGATATTGTCGCACCAAGCGACATGATGGACGGACGTGTTGCTGCAATCAGAACTGGTTTGGAAGAAAGCGGTTTTACTGATGTCGGAATTTTAAGCTACGCTGCGAAATATGCGAGCTCATTTTACGGACCTTTTAGAAACGCCTTAGATTCTGCACCGAAAGAAAATGTAGAAATTCCAAAGGACAAGAAAACCTATCAAATGGATTTTCATAATTCCAGAGAAGCCATTGACGAAGTTCTAAAAGATGTTGCTGAAGGAGCAGATATCATCATGATTAAACCGGGAATGCCTTACTTAGATATTGTAGCCAAAGTTCGTGAGGTAATTGATTTACCAATCGCTGTATACAACGTAAGTGGAGAATATGCGATGTTAAAAGCTGCAGCTCAAAATGGCTGGTTGGATAATGACAAAGCAATTATCGAAAGTTTAACTTGTATCAAACGTGCGGGAGCAGATATGATCTTCACGTATGCGGCGAAAGAAGCGGCAATTTTATTGAATCAATAA
- a CDS encoding vWA domain-containing protein — MMTLDFLNFELYSPWFLLLFAVFIPLIIRDIAKKKRSGITVPSTQKMEENKSILFVLFLLKISKYIILSCLIIAMARPRTFTISQDQDDSKGIDIMLSVDVSLSMLAKDLEPDRLTALQNIAKKFVNSRPGDRIGLVTYAGEAFTKVPVTSDHAVVIDELDHLSTSELTQGTAIGEGLSVAVAHLKNSKAKSKIIILMTDGVSNVENAMPPQVAAELARASGIKVYSIGIGTNGYALMPTQQDLFGDLVFTEEKVQIDEPVLREIAQTTGGKYFRASSNQSLEEVYDEINKLEKSELKTTKLYNYQEYFRNFLWIALAILMLDALLRWVFYKFLS; from the coding sequence ATGATGACATTGGATTTTTTAAATTTCGAATTATACAGCCCGTGGTTCTTATTGCTATTTGCGGTTTTCATTCCTTTGATTATTCGCGATATAGCCAAGAAAAAACGCTCCGGAATCACCGTTCCTTCCACTCAAAAAATGGAAGAAAACAAATCGATTCTCTTCGTTTTATTTCTGCTGAAAATTTCAAAATACATTATTCTTTCTTGCCTAATTATTGCGATGGCAAGACCACGAACATTTACGATTTCGCAAGATCAAGATGACAGCAAAGGAATCGACATCATGCTATCAGTCGACGTTTCATTGAGTATGCTGGCCAAAGATCTAGAACCCGACCGCTTAACAGCACTACAAAATATTGCAAAAAAATTCGTCAATAGCCGACCTGGCGACAGAATCGGATTGGTGACTTACGCCGGCGAAGCATTTACCAAAGTTCCCGTAACATCCGATCACGCCGTGGTTATCGATGAACTTGATCACCTTAGCACATCAGAATTAACACAAGGAACAGCGATTGGTGAAGGACTTTCCGTAGCGGTCGCTCATTTAAAAAATAGCAAAGCGAAATCTAAAATCATCATTTTAATGACCGACGGAGTCAGCAATGTTGAAAACGCAATGCCTCCGCAAGTCGCTGCAGAGTTGGCGCGCGCCAGTGGAATCAAAGTATATTCCATCGGGATTGGCACCAACGGTTACGCCTTGATGCCGACGCAGCAGGATCTTTTTGGCGACTTGGTTTTTACCGAAGAGAAAGTTCAAATCGACGAACCGGTTCTGCGCGAAATTGCGCAAACAACGGGTGGCAAGTACTTCCGTGCTTCATCCAACCAAAGTTTAGAAGAAGTATATGACGAAATTAACAAGCTCGAAAAGTCCGAATTAAAAACGACCAAACTCTATAATTACCAGGAATATTTTAGAAATTTCCTGTGGATTGCCTTAGCCATTTTGATGTTGGACGCTTTGTTGCGCTGGGTTTTCTATAAATTTTTAAGTTAA